In Trichocoleus desertorum NBK24, the following are encoded in one genomic region:
- a CDS encoding WD40 repeat domain-containing protein, with product MMLQFSTHLAKMGISAIATSLCFVYPALAAQVPLTQPPLERPNSAIARILSGHAAVAISPNGKLVAGVSQDKQIKLWNSQTQREILALAGHPLPILAIAFSPDGRILVSASHDKTIKLWSVSTGQLLQTLAEHTDWVEAIAFSPNGQLLVSGGGDKTIRVWRVASGGQKFKLAQTLMGHQDSIYALAISANGQTLASSSWDVIKLWQLSNGQTARTLSDNAFGINALAFSVDGQTLVSGNGDRTIKVWNLTTGQVRQTLTDHQAAITSLILSRNGQTLISGSSDNTIKLWQLATGKLTQTLPRQSSSIEAIALSPNGQTLASGSWGDIIKLWDLSTGRDVTLSEPNLQEQRQVLATRTQERTN from the coding sequence ATGATGTTGCAGTTCTCAACTCATCTAGCCAAGATGGGGATCAGTGCGATCGCCACTTCACTCTGCTTTGTTTATCCCGCCCTAGCGGCTCAAGTTCCACTCACCCAGCCTCCCCTAGAACGGCCTAACTCAGCGATCGCTCGGATTCTCTCAGGACATGCAGCGGTAGCCATTAGCCCAAATGGCAAGCTGGTGGCAGGGGTAAGTCAGGATAAGCAAATTAAGTTGTGGAACTCGCAAACTCAACGAGAAATTCTCGCCTTAGCAGGGCATCCGTTGCCCATTTTGGCGATCGCCTTTAGTCCCGATGGCCGAATTCTCGTCAGTGCCAGCCACGACAAAACTATTAAGCTCTGGAGCGTGTCTACTGGACAACTGCTGCAAACTCTGGCGGAGCATACCGACTGGGTAGAAGCGATCGCCTTTAGCCCCAATGGTCAACTCTTGGTGAGTGGCGGTGGCGACAAAACGATTCGGGTTTGGCGTGTGGCTAGTGGGGGACAGAAGTTTAAGCTGGCGCAAACTTTGATGGGGCACCAAGACTCTATTTACGCCTTAGCCATTAGTGCCAACGGACAGACCCTGGCTAGCAGTAGTTGGGATGTAATCAAACTGTGGCAGTTGTCGAACGGTCAAACAGCGCGAACTTTGTCAGATAACGCCTTTGGCATCAATGCCTTAGCTTTTAGCGTCGATGGTCAAACCTTAGTCAGTGGCAACGGCGATCGCACAATCAAAGTCTGGAACTTGACAACGGGGCAAGTGCGCCAAACCTTAACGGATCATCAAGCCGCAATCACCTCTCTGATTCTGAGCCGCAACGGTCAAACGCTGATCAGTGGCAGCAGCGATAACACCATTAAGTTGTGGCAGTTGGCGACCGGGAAACTCACGCAAACCTTGCCCCGCCAATCTAGCAGTATCGAGGCGATCGCGCTCAGTCCGAATGGTCAAACACTAGCCAGTGGCAGTTGGGGTGACATTATCAAGCTGTGGGATCTCAGTACAGGCCGTGATGTGACTCTGAGCGAGCCTAACCTTCAGGAGCAGCGACAGGTTCTCGCAACCCGAACCCAGGAAAGGACGAATTGA
- a CDS encoding tetratricopeptide repeat protein: MLPAKFSSIALLFALASPSVELILPVSKAIAQTTATPKPAPTNSAQKTEADQLQKQGFAQLEAREFAAAEKSWQRALQIYRSLGDREGEFLILYCLGLLHYTQQQIPPAASYYEQGLKLARQWGDAEKEWQMLSTLGTIYASVGENKQALSYQEPALALAQKLKDLPKQAQALENLIKISQEMGNFAQVKTYQQQQAAIAAQLPQPATSTLDPTMQALKEGQALLNQGSRASVQQAIAKFEQARASAKKNGERQQETLALLALGAAHDSLGQKQPALEAYKQALPLAQQLGDRYSQAAILVGMGQLQNSTGQLQSALATFGQALPILRELKNRSGEGTVLNNMGNVYNKLGDYTQALNYHRQSLAIAKATGDHTRQNRTLNNMGLVYAEMGQYQSAFDAFNQALASLQADSDRFDRATTLSNLGTVYSYVGQSEEALETFQQALAVLKEADDPGRAAYALANIGSVYYNRRDYEPALDYYERSLKLLRQIQDTEGESTVLNNIGLIHDDLQQPQLALKHYNQALAIAQTTKNSAGEATTAVNLGRVHYTRRDYSKAASYQAKAANLAQKIGNQRVAGYALSNLGRTQLAAKQLAAAETSLLASAQMWESLRAGLGSDDRNKISIFEDQSSTYRLLQQTLVAQNKPNAALEAAERGRARAFVELLSERLPTQAATVAAKIQPPNLAQIRAIAKQHNTTLVEYSVIDDDVKHTSGDFLRESELFIWVVQPNGKVDFRQVDLKPFWQKGITPTPTTQPLKELVARSRSSIGVRGLVFQENTDAIARASADANAAEAENKRLQQLHQLLIEPIADLLPQDPKARVTFIPQQFLFLAPFAALQDSNGKYLLEKHTVLIAPSIQVLDLTYQQRQQQPKNSGNALIVGNPTMPSIRPELGQPAEQLSSLPGAEQEAKAIATLLGTQALIGDQATKAKILQQLPQAQIIHLATHGLLDDFKGLGVPGAIALAASGQDDGLLTASEILNLKLKAELVVLSACDTGQGKITGDGVVGLSRSLISAGVPSVVVSLWKVPDEPTAFLMTEFYRQLQRQPDKAQALRQAMLTTKASYPDPLDWAAFTLIGEAE, from the coding sequence ATGCTCCCCGCCAAGTTTAGTTCTATCGCGCTGCTGTTTGCCTTAGCCTCACCCTCCGTAGAGCTGATTCTGCCAGTCTCTAAGGCGATCGCTCAAACTACCGCCACGCCAAAGCCCGCACCCACAAATTCGGCTCAGAAAACTGAAGCGGATCAATTGCAAAAGCAAGGCTTTGCTCAGCTTGAAGCCCGAGAGTTTGCCGCCGCAGAAAAATCTTGGCAAAGAGCGCTCCAGATTTACCGGAGCTTGGGCGATCGCGAGGGGGAATTTTTGATTCTCTATTGCCTGGGCTTGTTGCACTACACCCAGCAACAGATTCCGCCCGCAGCTAGCTACTACGAACAAGGGCTGAAACTAGCACGGCAGTGGGGCGATGCCGAAAAAGAATGGCAAATGCTGAGTACCCTCGGCACCATCTATGCGTCAGTCGGAGAGAATAAGCAAGCGCTGAGCTACCAGGAACCTGCTCTTGCCTTGGCCCAGAAGCTCAAGGATTTGCCGAAGCAAGCGCAAGCGTTGGAAAATTTGATCAAAATCTCGCAAGAGATGGGAAACTTCGCCCAGGTCAAAACTTATCAGCAACAGCAAGCCGCGATCGCCGCCCAACTTCCCCAACCTGCTACCAGCACCCTAGACCCCACAATGCAAGCGCTGAAGGAAGGACAAGCGTTACTCAATCAAGGCTCTAGAGCTTCGGTGCAGCAAGCGATCGCTAAATTTGAGCAGGCCAGAGCGAGTGCTAAGAAAAATGGGGAGCGGCAGCAAGAAACCCTAGCTTTGTTGGCCTTGGGAGCCGCGCACGACAGCTTAGGCCAGAAGCAGCCAGCTCTGGAGGCTTACAAGCAAGCGCTGCCTTTAGCGCAACAGTTAGGCGATCGCTACAGCCAAGCCGCAATTTTGGTCGGGATGGGGCAGCTTCAAAACTCCACAGGTCAGCTCCAGTCTGCTTTAGCGACTTTCGGCCAAGCGCTACCGATCCTGCGGGAGCTAAAAAACCGCTCTGGCGAAGGGACGGTTCTCAATAACATGGGCAATGTTTACAACAAACTCGGAGACTACACCCAAGCGCTAAACTATCACCGCCAATCGTTGGCGATCGCGAAAGCCACGGGAGATCACACCCGACAAAATCGGACGCTCAATAATATGGGTCTGGTTTATGCCGAAATGGGCCAGTACCAAAGCGCCTTTGACGCCTTTAACCAAGCCCTAGCCAGTCTGCAAGCAGATAGCGATCGCTTTGACCGCGCCACTACCTTGTCTAACCTGGGCACCGTCTACTCGTATGTGGGGCAGTCGGAAGAAGCCTTAGAAACTTTTCAACAAGCGCTAGCAGTCCTCAAAGAAGCCGATGACCCTGGGCGAGCAGCCTATGCTTTAGCCAACATTGGCAGTGTGTATTACAACCGCCGCGATTACGAGCCAGCCCTGGATTACTACGAGCGATCGCTGAAGCTCCTGCGCCAAATCCAAGACACCGAAGGAGAATCCACGGTTCTCAACAACATTGGTTTAATCCACGACGACTTGCAACAGCCCCAACTCGCCTTGAAGCACTACAATCAAGCACTGGCGATCGCCCAAACTACTAAAAATTCAGCGGGAGAAGCAACAACTGCGGTTAATTTGGGTCGAGTCCACTACACGCGCCGCGATTACTCCAAGGCCGCTAGCTACCAAGCTAAAGCCGCTAACTTAGCGCAGAAAATCGGCAATCAACGTGTTGCAGGCTATGCCCTCAGCAACCTCGGTCGGACTCAACTTGCAGCCAAGCAGTTAGCTGCGGCAGAAACCAGCCTTCTGGCTAGCGCTCAAATGTGGGAATCCCTGCGAGCAGGACTCGGATCTGACGATCGCAATAAAATTTCCATTTTTGAAGACCAATCCAGCACCTATCGCCTCTTACAACAAACCCTGGTGGCCCAGAACAAGCCGAATGCCGCTCTAGAAGCTGCTGAGCGAGGTCGTGCTAGGGCTTTTGTTGAACTTTTGAGCGAGCGCTTGCCCACCCAAGCCGCTACGGTAGCCGCTAAAATCCAGCCGCCTAACCTGGCGCAGATTCGAGCGATCGCTAAACAGCACAACACCACTTTGGTCGAGTACTCCGTCATTGACGACGATGTGAAGCATACCAGTGGTGACTTTCTTCGCGAGTCAGAGCTATTTATTTGGGTAGTGCAACCCAATGGCAAAGTTGACTTTCGCCAAGTGGATTTGAAACCCTTCTGGCAAAAGGGAATCACTCCCACCCCAACCACCCAACCCTTAAAGGAGTTAGTGGCTCGTAGCCGCAGTTCTATCGGGGTGAGAGGGTTAGTCTTTCAGGAAAATACCGATGCGATCGCTCGTGCTAGTGCCGATGCTAACGCCGCTGAAGCTGAAAACAAGCGCTTGCAACAACTCCATCAACTGTTGATCGAACCGATCGCCGATCTGCTCCCTCAAGACCCCAAGGCTCGTGTCACCTTCATTCCTCAGCAATTTCTCTTTCTCGCACCTTTTGCCGCCCTGCAAGACTCCAACGGCAAATACCTGCTCGAGAAACATACTGTTTTGATCGCTCCCTCGATCCAAGTCCTAGACCTCACCTACCAACAACGCCAACAGCAACCAAAAAACAGTGGCAACGCCTTAATCGTTGGCAATCCCACCATGCCCAGCATCCGTCCGGAGTTGGGGCAACCTGCTGAGCAGCTTTCCAGCTTGCCGGGGGCTGAACAGGAAGCCAAGGCGATCGCAACCCTCCTGGGCACCCAAGCCCTCATCGGAGACCAAGCCACCAAAGCCAAAATTCTGCAACAACTGCCTCAAGCCCAGATTATTCACTTAGCCACACATGGATTGTTGGATGACTTCAAAGGGTTAGGTGTACCAGGAGCGATTGCGTTAGCTGCCTCTGGTCAGGATGATGGCCTGCTGACAGCCAGCGAAATTCTCAATTTGAAGCTCAAGGCTGAACTAGTCGTTTTAAGTGCCTGTGACACGGGGCAGGGCAAAATTACGGGCGATGGGGTGGTGGGGTTGTCTCGCTCCTTAATTTCGGCTGGAGTGCCTAGCGTGGTCGTGTCTTTGTGGAAAGTGCCCGACGAGCCTACCGCCTTCTTAATGACAGAGTTTTATCGGCAACTGCAACGCCAACCCGATAAAGCCCAAGCGCTACGGCAAGCGATGCTAACGACGAAAGCCAGTTACCCAGACCCACTCGATTGGGCCGCTTTTACCCTCATCGGGGAGGCTGAGTAA
- a CDS encoding FHA domain-containing protein, with protein sequence MRLQLTRTALASGQAQTSVLETPIALGREFALMPGILEGNRVSRLVLEDAQVADYHALIDEQAGELVIIDQSGGRGLRVNGVSTTTSPLQDGDHFQIGSYDLQVQFNPEAPVASDEASASAFNSAGECDRKVGFLFPRRCGRTTTVDCPYCNSDQANNDPYFYERSYYSGYGTYHSGYWGSNYYENRNSYSYNSETRNIDFTDADSASFEQEADTDFEQDMGAS encoded by the coding sequence GTGCGGCTGCAACTGACTCGAACCGCTTTGGCTAGCGGGCAAGCTCAAACCTCTGTTCTAGAAACCCCGATCGCCTTAGGACGAGAATTTGCCCTGATGCCAGGGATACTAGAGGGAAATCGGGTTTCCCGCCTTGTTTTGGAGGATGCCCAAGTCGCTGACTATCACGCCCTGATTGATGAGCAAGCAGGGGAACTGGTGATCATCGATCAAAGTGGTGGGCGCGGATTGCGGGTGAATGGAGTGAGTACCACGACCAGCCCATTGCAAGATGGCGATCATTTCCAAATCGGCTCTTACGATCTGCAAGTCCAGTTCAACCCTGAGGCACCGGTAGCCAGTGATGAAGCAAGTGCTTCGGCTTTTAACAGTGCTGGAGAGTGCGATCGCAAAGTAGGTTTCCTATTCCCGCGCCGCTGTGGGCGAACAACAACGGTGGACTGTCCTTACTGCAACAGCGACCAGGCGAACAACGACCCCTATTTTTATGAGCGCTCTTACTACTCTGGCTACGGCACTTACCATTCGGGGTATTGGGGCAGCAACTACTACGAAAACCGCAATTCCTATTCCTACAACTCGGAAACGCGCAACATCGACTTCACCGATGCCGATAGTGCCAGCTTTGAGCAGGAAGCTGATACTGATTTTGAGCAAGATATGGGCGCAAGTTGA
- a CDS encoding glycosyltransferase family 2 protein yields MTKLIIQIPCYNEERTLTTTLAALPRRLNGVSRVEWLVIDDGSQDRTVEVAEANGVDHIVRLPTNQGLAKAFMAGLQACLQEGADIIVNTDADNQYCADDIPNLIAPILLGEAEIVVGARPISKIKHFSPAKKLLQKLGSWVVRMASNTNIPDAPSGFRAISRHAAMQLNVFNSYTYTLEMIIQAGQKGMAIRSVPIRTNEYLRPSRLVKSIPSYIWRSIFTILRIFMAYKPLRFFAALGSIPFFLGVLLGLRWLWLSFGVTPATNLPSLILAAILILIGFQLWMFGLVADLMAVNRRLLEDIQLRSRKAEMNDPRTKIHS; encoded by the coding sequence ATGACAAAATTAATTATTCAAATTCCCTGTTACAACGAGGAACGAACGCTTACCACAACCCTAGCCGCTTTACCCCGTCGCCTCAATGGGGTGAGCAGAGTTGAGTGGTTGGTCATTGACGATGGCAGCCAAGATCGCACCGTAGAAGTTGCTGAAGCCAATGGGGTAGATCACATCGTACGACTGCCGACCAATCAGGGACTAGCTAAGGCCTTTATGGCTGGTCTGCAAGCCTGCTTGCAAGAGGGCGCTGATATTATCGTCAATACCGACGCTGACAACCAGTACTGCGCGGATGACATCCCTAATCTGATTGCACCAATTTTGTTAGGCGAGGCGGAAATTGTGGTGGGAGCCCGCCCCATCAGCAAAATCAAGCATTTCTCTCCCGCCAAAAAGCTATTGCAGAAACTGGGTAGTTGGGTGGTTCGTATGGCTAGCAACACCAACATTCCGGATGCGCCGAGTGGTTTCCGGGCCATTAGCCGCCATGCAGCCATGCAGTTGAATGTCTTCAATTCATACACCTACACGCTGGAGATGATCATTCAGGCGGGGCAAAAGGGGATGGCAATTCGGTCGGTGCCCATCCGCACTAATGAATACCTCCGACCCTCACGCCTGGTCAAAAGCATTCCTTCCTATATTTGGCGTTCCATATTTACAATTTTGCGGATCTTCATGGCTTACAAGCCATTGCGATTCTTCGCCGCTTTAGGCAGCATTCCGTTTTTCCTCGGTGTGTTGTTGGGATTACGCTGGCTTTGGTTATCTTTTGGTGTCACTCCTGCTACCAATCTGCCGAGCTTGATCTTGGCAGCCATCTTAATTTTGATAGGCTTTCAGCTCTGGATGTTTGGTTTGGTGGCCGATTTGATGGCAGTAAATCGCAGGTTGCTAGAGGATATTCAGTTACGTAGCCGAAAAGCTGAAATGAACGATCCAAGGACAAAAATCCATTCTTAA
- a CDS encoding lysylphosphatidylglycerol synthase transmembrane domain-containing protein translates to MKRLLLVAASLAILGLIYWRIDLQKLIQVFQASNGLWMLVSLSMVVPITLCTAWRLEQLMPPGVTLGMGETNRLILVASALNVVLPSKMGELAKAYFIKQRGYLDSALALSLVVFEKACDMLSLLFWCALGLIFYPNKDWLFWSLTLSVLLGLSLGLLFLASRQFTQVLFTAGKAIAPPSFRPKLEKFRLSWNQMQDYFWNNKAQLWGVTATSVFIWFLHLLQIWFFILALKAWTPFLASLALAPLAILIGLLPLTFAGIGTRDAAILVLYQPFLSPPTAAALGVLCTVRYLLQAIAGLPFLGQYLGPLALTKLQKKRF, encoded by the coding sequence ATGAAACGGCTACTTTTAGTTGCGGCCAGTCTAGCCATCTTAGGCCTGATCTACTGGCGGATTGACCTCCAAAAATTAATTCAGGTCTTTCAGGCTAGCAATGGGCTGTGGATGCTGGTGAGTCTCAGTATGGTTGTCCCAATCACGCTTTGTACGGCTTGGCGTCTGGAACAGCTCATGCCGCCCGGTGTCACTCTGGGTATGGGGGAGACCAACCGTTTAATTCTAGTTGCCAGTGCGCTCAATGTCGTGCTGCCATCGAAAATGGGCGAGCTAGCTAAGGCTTATTTCATTAAGCAGCGAGGTTACTTAGATAGTGCTCTTGCCTTATCTCTGGTTGTGTTTGAGAAAGCCTGCGATATGTTGTCGCTGCTTTTTTGGTGCGCTTTAGGCTTAATCTTCTACCCCAACAAGGACTGGTTATTCTGGAGCCTGACACTGAGTGTTTTGCTAGGTCTTTCGCTAGGTTTGTTGTTTCTAGCTTCCCGTCAATTTACACAGGTATTATTTACGGCAGGTAAAGCGATCGCCCCCCCCTCTTTTCGACCCAAGCTAGAAAAATTCCGCCTCTCGTGGAACCAAATGCAGGATTATTTCTGGAATAACAAGGCACAACTTTGGGGAGTCACTGCAACTTCTGTATTCATTTGGTTTCTACATCTGCTGCAAATTTGGTTTTTCATTCTGGCACTCAAGGCGTGGACTCCCTTTCTAGCCAGTCTAGCCTTGGCTCCCTTGGCAATCTTAATCGGGTTGTTGCCTCTGACTTTTGCGGGAATTGGTACGCGAGATGCAGCCATTTTGGTGCTTTATCAACCGTTTCTCAGTCCTCCCACCGCTGCGGCCTTGGGGGTGTTGTGCACAGTACGCTATCTCTTGCAGGCGATCGCGGGTCTGCCGTTTCTGGGACAATATCTTGGCCCCTTAGCCCTAACAAAGCTTCAGAAAAAACGTTTTTAG